Below is a window of Longimicrobium sp. DNA.
CAAACTGCGCGGGGGAAGGGAGCCAGTAGAGTGCGCGCAGCCACCCGGAGCGCAATCGAATTCTCCTCTCCCCCATGGGGTTTATGGGGGAGAGGTCGGGAGAGGGGGGCTGCCGCGGCATGCGCCACTGTCAGCCCCGATCGGGCCCGACGTTCTCCCCTCCCCTCCGCTGCGCCAGTGGGCCGGGGCGCCGACGCGTTTGACGCCGCCCGGTCCGCGCCCTAGAATGCGCGGCGTTTTTCCACCGCCGAGCCCGCGCGAAACCCGCGCGCCGCGAAGCGACGACCGGACGGGCAACGAGTGCGCGGACTGATCTTCGACCCCTTCGCGGGGGTCAGCGGCGACATGACCGTCGCCGCGCTGCTGGACCTGGGGCTGCCGCTGGAGTGGCTCCAGCGCTTCGTCGCGGAGCTGAACCTGGGCGACATCGGCGTGAGCGCCGAGCGCGTGGACCGCAAGGGGATCGCTGCGACCCGGCTGGTGCTGAACCTGCCACACGAGCACGCGCACCGGCACCTGCACCACGTGGTGAAGATCATCGAGGGCACGCGCGTGAGCCCCGAGGTGCGCGACCGTGCGGTGCACGCGTTCACGCTTCTTGCTGAGGCCGAAGCCGCGGTGCACGGCACCACGGTGCAGAAGGTGCACTTTCACGAGGTGGGGGCGCTGGACGCCATCATCGACGTCCTGTGCGCCGTCGCCGGGAGCCACGAGCTGGGCGCCACCGAGTTCTACACCCGCCCGGTGGCGCTGGGACGGGGGTGGGTAGACATGGCGCACGGGCACTTTCCCGTGCCGCCCCCCGCGGTGCTCAAGCTGCTGACGGGCATTCCCGTGCGCGACCCCGAGTTCGAGGGCGAGTGCACCACGCCCACGGGCGCCGCGCTGGTCAAGGCGCTCACGAACGGCGCGCCGCCGCCGGTGACGTTCACGCCGCTGGCG
It encodes the following:
- the larC gene encoding nickel pincer cofactor biosynthesis protein LarC, with the protein product MRGLIFDPFAGVSGDMTVAALLDLGLPLEWLQRFVAELNLGDIGVSAERVDRKGIAATRLVLNLPHEHAHRHLHHVVKIIEGTRVSPEVRDRAVHAFTLLAEAEAAVHGTTVQKVHFHEVGALDAIIDVLCAVAGSHELGATEFYTRPVALGRGWVDMAHGHFPVPPPAVLKLLTGIPVRDPEFEGECTTPTGAALVKALTNGAPPPVTFTPLANGFGAGTRDPQDRPNVLRLILIEPQAGGEDAVMVVQCDVDDLPPEYVPTLLQAVLDAGAADCSAQPLVMKKGRTGVRIEALAEPGALDAVQAALFRAGTTIGLRFWPAARRTLPRRVEAVTWRGQEIRVKRSALPGGGERAKPEFEDVARAAANLGITPLEAYRGLLADGVAREQ